One genomic region from Clostridium saccharobutylicum DSM 13864 encodes:
- a CDS encoding UPF0489 family protein, giving the protein MRILDLDLDFFQNDIVHMVNDFGNRLNDTSIVPWSKEIVKNYLESNLGLNKDKKIKGRVVKHHNEVFYFWRELILNGKLSTPFEVVHVDGHADMGLGDLSWHYIMTEYLYRDINERIYPELLNVSKYERINCGNYLTYAMACEWIDKLTFIIHPNWQQDLIQEIFKNYDVNSGFIQLKKFKRGKKIDIMNIKQFTPVSYENEIVFEGIEKDNYFNECKFDFLALSISPGYTVKESDELIDVIKEYIEGI; this is encoded by the coding sequence ATGAGAATTTTAGATTTAGATTTAGACTTTTTTCAGAATGATATAGTACATATGGTTAATGATTTTGGAAATAGATTAAATGATACATCTATAGTACCATGGTCTAAAGAGATAGTGAAAAATTATTTGGAATCAAATTTAGGTTTAAATAAAGATAAAAAGATTAAGGGAAGAGTAGTTAAGCACCATAATGAAGTATTTTATTTTTGGAGAGAATTAATATTAAATGGAAAGTTGTCAACTCCATTTGAGGTTGTTCATGTAGATGGACATGCAGATATGGGGTTAGGCGACCTTAGTTGGCATTATATTATGACGGAATATTTATATAGAGATATAAATGAAAGAATATACCCAGAATTATTAAATGTAAGTAAATATGAAAGAATTAATTGTGGAAATTATTTAACGTATGCTATGGCTTGTGAATGGATTGATAAGCTTACGTTTATTATTCATCCAAATTGGCAACAGGATTTAATTCAGGAGATATTTAAAAATTATGATGTAAATAGTGGCTTCATTCAGTTAAAGAAATTTAAAAGAGGAAAAAAGATAGATATTATGAATATTAAACAATTTACACCAGTTAGTTATGAAAATGAGATTGTGTTTGAAGGTATAGAAAAGGATAACTACTTTAATGAATGTAAATTTGATTTTTTAGCATTGAGTATATCACCTGGCTATACAGTAAAAGAAAGTGATGAATTAATAGATGTTATAAAAGAGTATATTGAGGGAATATAG
- a CDS encoding DUF3841 domain-containing protein: MKLWTIQNEGAYEKFKDTRILRANDRFICEDMIFHYNWIADQMKKRIGLLISEKIKYPIWVWYQWNGIKHKKPDLRFSGHLEKGTKGVLLELEVEPQNALLSDFQDFNNVLNYGYISDSEEEYDSFYNELERYGYSHYNLQSADKKSDILDEYKLRLYESWEKIFDLESEGDERWSGKKEDQSIQATMWEVRWEQVVSVKHFIAK, encoded by the coding sequence ATGAAATTATGGACTATACAAAATGAAGGAGCATATGAGAAATTTAAGGATACAAGAATTCTTAGAGCTAATGATAGATTTATTTGTGAAGATATGATTTTTCATTATAATTGGATAGCAGACCAAATGAAAAAGAGAATAGGTTTACTTATTTCAGAAAAAATAAAATATCCTATATGGGTTTGGTATCAGTGGAATGGAATAAAACATAAGAAACCAGATTTAAGGTTTTCTGGACATTTAGAAAAAGGAACAAAAGGTGTACTTTTAGAATTAGAAGTAGAACCTCAAAATGCCTTGTTATCTGATTTTCAGGATTTTAATAATGTTCTAAATTATGGGTATATAAGTGATAGTGAAGAAGAATATGATAGTTTTTATAATGAACTTGAACGTTATGGATATAGTCATTATAATTTACAGTCAGCAGATAAAAAATCTGATATTTTAGATGAATACAAATTAAGACTTTATGAAAGTTGGGAGAAAATATTTGATTTAGAGAGTGAGGGGGACGAGAGATGGTCAGGCAAAAAAGAGGATCAATCTATACAAGCGACAATGTGGGAAGTAAGGTGGGAGCAGGTTGTTTCAGTTAAGCATTTTATAGCAAAATAG
- a CDS encoding GNAT family N-acetyltransferase, translating to MENFLIKECSLEDIEKIKYISEKTFYETFSNENTKEDMENYLKENFSYGQIESEMKNNGSRFYIVKNNEEVVAYMKLNFDKAQTEIGHNNTLEVQRIYVLQEYKSKHIGKMLMKKATEIGENNNLNYIWLGVWEQNINAIKFYEKQGFEKFDTHIFKLGEDEQTDNLMKLIL from the coding sequence ATGGAAAACTTTTTAATTAAAGAATGTAGTTTAGAAGATATAGAAAAAATTAAATACATAAGCGAAAAAACATTTTATGAAACATTTTCTAATGAAAATACAAAAGAAGATATGGAAAATTATTTGAAAGAAAACTTTTCTTATGGACAGATAGAGAGTGAAATGAAAAATAATGGTTCAAGATTTTATATAGTCAAAAATAATGAAGAAGTAGTTGCATATATGAAGCTTAATTTTGACAAAGCACAAACAGAGATAGGGCATAATAACACATTAGAAGTTCAAAGAATTTATGTATTACAAGAATATAAAAGTAAGCATATCGGCAAAATGTTAATGAAAAAAGCAACAGAAATTGGGGAAAATAATAACCTAAATTATATTTGGTTAGGTGTATGGGAACAAAACATCAATGCGATAAAATTTTATGAAAAACAGGGATTTGAAAAATTCGATACACATATTTTCAAATTGGGTGAAGATGAACAGACAGATAATTTAATGAAATTAATATTATAA